The following are encoded together in the Bradyrhizobium algeriense genome:
- a CDS encoding response regulator, translating into MPRVLVVDDQAGVRTIISIVLRIHQFEIVEAESAASALKLFEEASFDLAIVDIFLQGTNGSELIAMLRARVPGLPVIAISGMTALDFLSETPELSDVVCLQKPFRPPDLMRAIEAAQGSRRPSAGAAAAAR; encoded by the coding sequence ATGCCCCGCGTGCTTGTTGTTGACGATCAGGCCGGCGTCCGTACGATCATTTCCATCGTGCTGCGCATCCATCAGTTCGAAATCGTCGAGGCAGAGAGCGCCGCATCCGCATTGAAGCTGTTCGAGGAAGCAAGCTTCGATCTTGCGATCGTCGATATCTTTCTGCAGGGCACCAACGGCTCCGAACTGATCGCGATGCTGCGCGCCCGCGTGCCCGGTCTGCCCGTCATTGCGATTTCAGGAATGACCGCGCTGGACTTTCTGTCGGAGACGCCTGAGCTCTCCGATGTGGTCTGCCTGCAGAAGCCGTTTCGTCCGCCGGATTTGATGCGCGCGATCGAAGCGGCGCAGGGATCGCGCCGGCCGTCGGCCGGTGCCGCCGCAGCGGCGCGATAG
- a CDS encoding PAS domain S-box protein, with translation MGDERNIFLSTMPTTRRDRMAALGVVGVSAVLFACAVPFAGVPLTPIPAFVASYQSALAINDLITAILLFSQFSISRSRAMLLLASGYLFTALAAIVHALTFPGLFAPGGLLGAGTQTTVWLYMIWHGGFPLLVLGYALLKARDNERKIQGSTGAAVVASIVAVGAAMAAFTWLVTAQHDRLPILLSGGHYTPIMLGVVSTVWCLSLAALIVLWLRRPHFVLDVWLMVVMCAWLFDIALSAILNVARFDVGFYLGRIYGLSAASFVLAVLLVENVGLQAKLARLLGSLRLQAASERDLRTERDSLFSAVVESSNDAIITKLLDGTITSWNGAAERLFGYTAAEAIGRHINLIVPPDRRDEIRNIIERIGRGEPIAHYETSRMRKDGSTVDVSLSISPIRTASGKIVGVSKAAHDITESKRTQQALSQEIEERRRIFESSNDLIFVTDSAGNFIQVSPSVTAILGYHPSDMVGRSAIEFIHPDDLEHTRREMRAGRRGQSKRNFETRYVNKEGKAVALNWTGNWSEPVRRHFFIGRDLTEKQAAEAQLRHAQKMDAVGQLTGGVAHDFNNILTVITGTIGILEEAVADQPQLAAIAKLIDEAAERGANLTKHLLAFARKQPLQPVEVDVNALVLESAKLLHPTLGENIEITPLLAEDAWTALADPNLLTTAVLNLAINARDAMPNGGKLALETSNVFLDDNYASMHDEVTTGNYVMIAVSDTGSGISPALLERVFEPFFTTKEVGRGTGLGLSMVFGFVKQSGGHVKIYSEEGHGTSVKIYLPRATGLQQTTAEALVSAHVEGGNETVLVVEDDTLVRRYVMTQIESLGYTTLEASNASDALRFIDEVPAIDLLFTDVIMPGIMNGRQLVDEALKRRPGLKTLFTSGYTENAIVHHGRLDSGVLLLAKPYRKSELARMIRLALAS, from the coding sequence ATGGGTGACGAGCGCAACATCTTTCTTTCGACCATGCCGACGACGCGCCGCGATCGTATGGCCGCGCTCGGCGTGGTCGGCGTCTCAGCGGTGCTGTTCGCCTGCGCCGTGCCATTTGCCGGCGTGCCGCTCACCCCGATCCCGGCATTCGTTGCGAGCTACCAGTCCGCGCTCGCCATCAACGACCTGATCACCGCCATCCTGCTGTTTTCGCAGTTTTCGATTTCCCGTTCGCGGGCGATGCTGTTGCTCGCCAGCGGATATTTGTTCACGGCGCTGGCAGCCATCGTCCACGCGCTGACCTTTCCCGGACTGTTCGCGCCCGGCGGCCTGCTCGGCGCGGGAACGCAGACCACCGTCTGGCTCTACATGATCTGGCACGGCGGTTTTCCGCTGCTCGTCCTCGGCTATGCCTTGCTGAAGGCAAGGGACAACGAGCGGAAGATCCAGGGTTCGACCGGCGCGGCCGTCGTTGCGAGCATCGTTGCGGTCGGTGCCGCGATGGCCGCATTCACCTGGCTCGTCACCGCCCAGCACGACCGTCTGCCGATCCTGCTGAGCGGCGGCCATTACACGCCCATCATGCTCGGAGTGGTCTCGACCGTATGGTGCCTCAGCCTGGCTGCATTGATCGTGCTGTGGCTTCGCAGGCCGCACTTCGTCCTCGACGTCTGGCTGATGGTGGTGATGTGCGCCTGGCTGTTCGACATCGCCCTGTCGGCGATCCTGAACGTGGCGCGATTCGACGTCGGCTTCTATCTCGGCCGCATCTATGGCCTTTCTGCCGCGAGCTTCGTGCTCGCCGTCCTGCTCGTCGAAAATGTCGGCCTGCAGGCCAAGCTCGCCCGCCTGCTCGGATCATTGCGCCTGCAAGCCGCCTCTGAAAGAGACCTTCGCACCGAGCGCGACAGCCTCTTTAGCGCTGTCGTGGAATCGTCCAACGACGCCATCATCACCAAACTGCTGGACGGCACCATCACGAGTTGGAACGGAGCCGCTGAACGCCTGTTCGGCTACACGGCCGCGGAGGCGATCGGCAGGCACATCAATCTCATTGTTCCGCCGGACCGGCGCGACGAGATACGCAATATTATTGAACGGATCGGCCGAGGCGAGCCGATTGCACATTACGAAACGTCGCGGATGCGCAAGGATGGCAGCACCGTCGACGTTTCGCTGAGCATTTCTCCCATCCGCACCGCGTCCGGCAAGATTGTCGGCGTTTCCAAAGCTGCGCACGACATCACCGAGAGCAAGCGGACACAGCAGGCGCTCAGCCAGGAAATCGAGGAGCGGCGGCGCATCTTCGAGTCATCGAACGACCTTATCTTCGTGACCGATTCCGCGGGGAATTTCATCCAGGTCAGCCCGAGCGTCACTGCCATCCTTGGCTATCATCCCTCCGACATGGTCGGACGCAGCGCGATCGAATTCATCCATCCCGACGATCTCGAACACACCCGCAGGGAGATGCGGGCGGGACGACGGGGGCAAAGCAAGCGCAATTTCGAGACGCGTTATGTCAACAAGGAGGGCAAGGCGGTCGCGCTGAACTGGACCGGAAACTGGTCGGAGCCGGTCCGCCGCCACTTCTTCATCGGCCGCGACCTGACGGAAAAGCAGGCCGCGGAAGCCCAGTTGCGGCATGCGCAGAAGATGGATGCGGTCGGCCAGCTCACGGGTGGCGTCGCGCACGACTTCAACAACATCCTGACCGTGATCACGGGCACCATCGGCATCCTGGAAGAAGCCGTCGCCGATCAGCCCCAGCTCGCCGCCATCGCCAAGCTGATCGACGAAGCCGCCGAACGCGGGGCCAACCTGACCAAGCACCTGTTGGCCTTTGCCCGCAAGCAGCCGCTGCAGCCGGTTGAAGTCGACGTCAATGCGCTGGTGCTGGAGTCGGCGAAGCTGCTGCACCCGACGCTTGGCGAAAACATCGAAATCACGCCGCTATTGGCCGAAGATGCATGGACCGCGCTGGCCGATCCAAACCTGCTGACGACGGCCGTTCTCAACCTGGCAATAAATGCGCGCGATGCCATGCCCAACGGCGGCAAGCTCGCGCTCGAGACCAGCAACGTCTTCCTCGACGACAACTACGCGAGCATGCACGACGAGGTCACGACCGGCAATTACGTGATGATCGCGGTCAGCGACACCGGCTCCGGAATCTCGCCCGCGCTGCTCGAACGGGTATTCGAACCGTTTTTCACGACCAAGGAGGTCGGCCGGGGCACCGGCCTTGGCCTCAGCATGGTGTTCGGCTTCGTCAAGCAGTCGGGCGGTCACGTCAAGATCTACAGCGAGGAAGGCCACGGCACCTCCGTCAAGATCTACCTGCCGCGGGCGACGGGATTGCAGCAGACCACGGCGGAAGCGCTGGTCTCGGCGCATGTCGAGGGCGGCAACGAAACGGTCCTCGTCGTCGAGGACGATACGCTGGTGCGGCGCTACGTGATGACTCAGATCGAGAGCCTGGGCTACACCACGCTCGAGGCGTCCAACGCTTCCGACGCCCTGCGCTTCATCGACGAGGTCCCCGCCATCGACCTGCTTTTCACCGACGTGATCATGCCCGGCATCATGAACGGCCGCCAGCTCGTCGACGAAGCGCTGAAGCGGCGGCCGGGCCTCAAGACCCTGTTCACATCGGGATATACCGAGAACGCCATCGTCCATCATGGCCGCCTGGATTCCGGCGTGCTGCTGCTGGCAAAGCCCTATCGCAAATCCGAACTCGCCAGGATGATCCGGCTGGCGCTTGCCAGCTAG
- a CDS encoding methyltransferase, with protein sequence MEATTAAPDRLVKLGLAFRDSKTLLSAVELGVFTLLAQQPLELVPLAEKSGVHARGARDFFDALVALGLLERDESGRYSNAPDANQYLNRNKLSYIGGELELANARQFGPWSMLTDALRTGKPQSGARGTEDHRAYYADSAILENVARGMTGGSLRAAQAIAARFPWQEFRTLIDIGTAQGCLPVQIASAHPHLTGGGFDLPALKPLFEAYAEQHGVTGRLRFHSGDFFNDPLPTADVLVMGRVLHNWDLATKMLLLKKAFDALPGGGVLVVYERFIDDGRRFSTAGLLASLNMLVLTAGGFDYSAADCEGWMAETGFLDLQVSSLAGDIGMITGRK encoded by the coding sequence ATGGAAGCGACCACCGCCGCCCCGGATCGTTTGGTGAAATTGGGCCTCGCCTTCAGGGATTCCAAGACGCTGCTGAGCGCCGTCGAACTTGGCGTCTTTACCTTGCTGGCCCAGCAACCGCTTGAGCTGGTTCCACTCGCCGAAAAATCGGGCGTCCACGCGCGAGGGGCGAGGGACTTCTTCGATGCCCTGGTCGCGCTTGGTCTGCTCGAACGGGATGAATCCGGCCGCTACAGTAACGCGCCGGACGCGAACCAGTATCTCAACCGCAACAAGCTTTCCTATATCGGCGGCGAGCTTGAATTGGCGAACGCGCGGCAGTTTGGCCCCTGGAGCATGCTCACGGACGCGTTGCGCACCGGCAAGCCACAAAGTGGAGCGCGGGGCACGGAGGATCACCGGGCCTATTACGCCGACTCCGCCATTCTGGAGAACGTTGCCCGGGGCATGACCGGTGGATCACTGCGCGCCGCGCAGGCGATCGCAGCGCGTTTCCCGTGGCAGGAGTTTCGCACGCTGATCGATATCGGCACCGCGCAGGGATGCTTGCCGGTCCAGATTGCGTCGGCTCATCCACACCTCACCGGCGGCGGTTTCGATCTTCCCGCGCTGAAGCCGCTGTTCGAAGCCTACGCCGAGCAACATGGCGTGACGGGCCGCTTGCGCTTCCATTCCGGAGATTTCTTCAACGATCCATTGCCCACAGCCGACGTTCTGGTGATGGGCCGCGTGCTCCATAATTGGGATCTCGCCACCAAGATGCTGCTGCTCAAAAAAGCGTTCGACGCGCTTCCAGGCGGCGGCGTCCTTGTCGTCTACGAGCGTTTTATCGACGACGGCCGGCGATTCAGTACGGCGGGCCTGCTGGCCAGCCTGAACATGCTGGTCCTCACGGCCGGCGGCTTTGATTACAGTGCTGCAGACTGTGAGGGCTGGATGGCCGAAACCGGATTTCTGGATCTCCAGGTGTCGTCGCTGGCCGGTGACATTGGAATGATTACCGGACGGAAGTGA
- a CDS encoding P1 family peptidase produces the protein MKNLLTDISGVRVGHAHDAAIASGVTAIIFDTPAVASIDVRGGGPGTRDDAMLKPESTVEAIDAIALSGGSALGLDAAGGIQAWLAEQGRGLRIREAVIPIVPGAICFDLLNGGNKAWGRFPPYRDLGYAAACAAGGDFALGSVGAGLGATTANFKGGLGSASAQTESGVTVAALAVVNAVGSVTVGDGPWFWAAPFETANEFGGRGLPPSFTPDMLSARLKGGPAAASENTTLVVVVTDAILTKAQAKRLAMIAHTGMARAIYPVHATTDGDVVYAAATGKTPIDPRFGLTELGMVAANTVARAIARGVHSATALPFLGALPAWGDRFG, from the coding sequence TTGAAAAATCTCCTCACCGATATTTCCGGCGTTCGCGTCGGCCACGCCCACGACGCGGCCATCGCCTCCGGCGTCACCGCGATCATTTTCGATACTCCCGCGGTCGCCTCGATCGACGTGCGCGGCGGCGGCCCGGGCACCCGTGATGACGCGATGCTCAAGCCCGAAAGTACGGTCGAGGCGATCGACGCCATCGCGCTTTCCGGCGGCTCGGCGCTCGGGCTGGATGCCGCGGGCGGCATACAGGCCTGGCTCGCCGAACAGGGTCGCGGTTTAAGAATCCGCGAGGCGGTTATTCCGATCGTTCCGGGCGCGATCTGCTTCGATCTGCTCAACGGCGGCAACAAGGCATGGGGACGCTTCCCGCCCTATCGCGATCTCGGCTACGCCGCGGCGTGTGCCGCAGGCGGCGATTTCGCGCTGGGCAGCGTCGGCGCCGGCCTCGGCGCGACGACTGCCAATTTCAAGGGCGGCCTCGGCTCGGCTTCCGCGCAGACCGAAAGCGGCGTCACCGTCGCGGCGCTCGCCGTCGTCAACGCCGTCGGCAGCGTCACTGTCGGCGACGGACCCTGGTTCTGGGCGGCGCCGTTCGAAACAGCCAATGAATTTGGCGGGCGCGGACTGCCGCCTTCGTTCACGCCTGATATGCTGAGCGCACGGCTCAAGGGCGGCCCGGCCGCGGCTTCGGAAAACACCACGCTGGTGGTCGTGGTCACGGACGCCATACTGACAAAAGCGCAGGCCAAACGGCTCGCGATGATCGCGCACACCGGCATGGCGCGCGCCATCTATCCCGTCCATGCCACGACGGATGGCGACGTGGTGTATGCCGCAGCGACCGGCAAGACGCCGATCGATCCGCGGTTCGGCCTCACCGAACTCGGCATGGTGGCCGCCAACACGGTTGCGCGCGCGATCGCGCGCGGCGTCCATAGTGCGACCGCGCTACCCTTTCTGGGTGCGCTACCGGCGTGGGGCGATCGCTTCGGTTAG
- a CDS encoding HWE histidine kinase domain-containing protein: MDQDKVNILLVDDQPAKLLAYEVILTELGENLVKASSGREALEFLLKNDVAIILVDVCMPELDGFELAAMIREHPRFQKTAMIFISAIQVSDIDRLRGYEMGAVDYVPVPVVPEVLRAKIKVFAELYRKTRQLERLNVELEDRVRARTAELEESHARLLESEQRRSLAIAAGKMGSWDWDWVNGDWMWDEGQYQILGIDPHKFELTPANIQALFHPDDVHELHEAWASFARGAKSYEAEFRIIRPNGEMRWCAGTAAASTDKGGRVIRVSGVTVDITERKQAEERQNLLAREVDHRAKNALALAQSIVRLTRGENVKTYIRSVEGRINALARVHTVLSLSSWQGAEIRKLIDEELAPYSTGEQIDLSGPEVQLEPATAQTVALALHELVTNSAKYGALSALLGRLSVSWEDQAGLLKIIWVETGGPPVEKPVSRGFGTRSVIASIESQLGGHAEFDWRREGLVCCLSVPLPHRQFTAEPVSLLEATADGNGLRRAGR, encoded by the coding sequence ATAGACCAAGACAAGGTAAACATTCTTCTGGTTGACGATCAGCCGGCGAAGCTGCTCGCCTATGAAGTCATCCTGACGGAACTCGGCGAGAATCTGGTCAAGGCTTCGTCCGGGCGTGAAGCGCTTGAGTTCCTGCTCAAGAACGACGTCGCGATCATCCTGGTCGACGTCTGCATGCCCGAACTGGACGGGTTCGAACTGGCCGCGATGATCCGCGAACACCCCCGCTTCCAGAAGACGGCGATGATATTCATCTCCGCCATCCAAGTCAGCGACATCGACCGGCTGCGCGGCTACGAAATGGGTGCGGTCGACTATGTTCCGGTGCCCGTCGTGCCGGAGGTGTTGCGCGCCAAGATCAAGGTGTTCGCGGAGCTCTATCGCAAGACGCGCCAGCTCGAGCGCCTCAACGTCGAGCTCGAAGATCGCGTTCGCGCCCGCACCGCCGAACTGGAGGAATCGCACGCGAGGCTTTTGGAAAGCGAGCAGCGCCGCAGTCTCGCGATAGCCGCCGGGAAGATGGGATCCTGGGACTGGGACTGGGTCAATGGCGACTGGATGTGGGATGAAGGCCAGTATCAGATCCTTGGCATCGATCCCCACAAGTTCGAGCTGACGCCGGCCAATATCCAGGCGCTGTTTCACCCCGACGACGTTCATGAACTGCACGAGGCGTGGGCGAGCTTCGCCCGAGGCGCGAAATCATACGAAGCGGAATTCCGCATCATCCGGCCGAATGGCGAGATGCGCTGGTGCGCGGGCACGGCGGCGGCAAGCACCGACAAGGGCGGCCGTGTCATCCGCGTCAGCGGCGTCACCGTCGACATCACCGAGCGCAAACAGGCCGAGGAGCGGCAGAACCTGCTGGCGCGGGAGGTCGATCACCGTGCCAAGAACGCGCTGGCGCTGGCGCAATCCATCGTCCGGCTGACGCGCGGCGAGAACGTGAAGACCTATATCCGTTCGGTCGAAGGGCGGATCAACGCGCTGGCGCGGGTGCACACCGTGCTCTCGTTGTCGAGCTGGCAAGGCGCCGAAATAAGAAAACTGATCGACGAGGAGCTGGCGCCCTATTCCACCGGCGAACAGATCGACTTGTCCGGTCCGGAGGTCCAGCTCGAGCCGGCGACGGCCCAGACCGTCGCGCTGGCGCTGCACGAACTCGTCACCAATTCGGCGAAGTACGGCGCCCTGTCGGCGCTGTTGGGCCGACTGTCGGTGAGCTGGGAAGACCAGGCGGGCCTTCTCAAGATCATTTGGGTGGAGACCGGCGGGCCGCCGGTCGAGAAGCCGGTATCGCGAGGGTTCGGAACCAGAAGCGTGATTGCCAGCATCGAGTCGCAGCTCGGTGGTCATGCCGAATTCGACTGGCGCCGGGAGGGCCTCGTTTGTTGCCTCTCGGTCCCCTTGCCGCATCGGCAGTTTACCGCCGAGCCGGTTTCGCTGCTCGAGGCTACCGCCGACGGCAATGGCCTGCGACGCGCGGGGCGGTAA
- a CDS encoding tripartite tricarboxylate transporter substrate binding protein, with amino-acid sequence MLAIQRFAYALIAIVATWPPVEALSQTWPQRTVKIILPLPAGGATDLAARLFAERLSQRWRHAVVVENRPGVDGLAGVASFVNSRDDHELLFSFAGPISINPLIYDKLPYDPDRDLVPIAAAAENFFCIAVSNSLGVDSLGSFVAMARDNPGKFNWAATAGLPQYIFSAFQKSTGLMLTQVPYRDFAPALQDFAEGRIHVVVTAPSFLLPAVAAGKARLVMVSNRQRSPLAPEVPTAGESGFPELTFEGVVGFYGWRDMPTPLRDQIAEDVRTVGADAAVISRLRNVGVEVRVGTPAEFSSSIAEQKKKVREIVAGTTR; translated from the coding sequence ATGCTTGCAATTCAGCGTTTTGCATATGCTCTGATTGCCATCGTGGCAACGTGGCCCCCGGTGGAGGCGCTCTCGCAGACCTGGCCACAGCGGACCGTCAAAATCATCCTTCCGCTGCCGGCAGGTGGCGCCACCGATCTTGCTGCGCGCCTGTTCGCCGAACGCCTGTCCCAGCGATGGCGACACGCTGTTGTCGTTGAGAACCGCCCAGGAGTGGACGGGCTCGCTGGTGTGGCGAGCTTCGTCAATTCGCGCGACGATCACGAACTTCTGTTTTCATTCGCTGGTCCAATTTCGATCAATCCGCTGATCTACGACAAGCTGCCATACGATCCCGATCGCGACCTTGTTCCGATCGCCGCGGCCGCCGAAAATTTTTTCTGCATCGCGGTTTCGAATTCGCTGGGCGTGGACTCCTTGGGCTCATTTGTCGCGATGGCGCGAGACAATCCGGGCAAGTTCAACTGGGCAGCGACGGCGGGGCTGCCTCAGTACATCTTTTCAGCTTTCCAAAAATCGACCGGCCTCATGCTCACACAGGTGCCGTACCGGGACTTTGCACCCGCGCTCCAGGACTTCGCTGAAGGACGCATCCACGTCGTTGTTACCGCGCCGTCATTCCTGCTGCCAGCGGTCGCCGCAGGTAAAGCCAGGCTTGTGATGGTTTCGAACCGGCAGCGCTCCCCGTTGGCTCCGGAGGTGCCGACCGCCGGGGAGTCCGGTTTTCCGGAGTTGACGTTTGAAGGCGTGGTCGGATTTTACGGATGGCGGGATATGCCGACGCCCCTGCGCGATCAGATTGCAGAGGACGTCAGGACGGTAGGCGCGGATGCCGCCGTCATCTCACGGTTGCGCAATGTCGGGGTCGAGGTTCGGGTCGGCACACCTGCGGAGTTTTCGTCGTCCATTGCGGAGCAGAAGAAGAAAGTCCGAGAAATCGTCGCAGGTACGACCCGATAG
- a CDS encoding MarR family transcriptional regulator: protein MSDTASDSDLQAGGSLLHIGRDGVPLRRVVAPLTRSLQQICVSIITEALAEAGLVQLEYALLVFVNDAPGISQQTLAEAMGVDRNNVGLIAEKLEARGLLRRTVNGDDRRARQVYLTRKGERLWRQCQPEVFAANQRVLAPLNASEKKLFIDMLVRLVEGNRVHARPGAGRRKRTSRKSI, encoded by the coding sequence ATGTCCGACACAGCTTCCGATAGCGATCTTCAAGCGGGCGGTTCGCTACTTCACATCGGCCGTGACGGCGTGCCGCTTCGCCGGGTTGTGGCGCCACTCACCCGAAGCCTTCAACAAATCTGCGTGTCGATCATCACTGAAGCCTTGGCCGAAGCCGGACTGGTCCAGCTTGAATATGCCTTGCTGGTGTTCGTCAATGATGCGCCCGGCATCAGCCAGCAAACGCTCGCCGAGGCAATGGGGGTTGATCGCAACAATGTCGGTCTGATCGCCGAAAAACTCGAAGCGAGAGGGCTTCTCAGGCGAACGGTCAACGGGGACGATCGCCGCGCGCGTCAAGTCTATCTGACCCGAAAGGGAGAACGCCTGTGGCGGCAATGCCAGCCGGAAGTCTTTGCCGCCAACCAGCGCGTTCTGGCGCCGCTGAACGCATCGGAAAAAAAGCTCTTCATTGATATGCTGGTGCGTCTAGTGGAAGGAAACCGTGTCCATGCGCGGCCCGGTGCCGGACGACGCAAACGAACTTCACGCAAGTCCATTTAG